The genomic stretch agtctaagggatcatctgccttaatgggtgtcccacaaggctcaattttgggtcccttattgtttctggtgtatataaatgatctgccacaccatgtcaggggcacttgtgagattgtactgttcgcagatgatacatctctcatttttaagactgatagaaacaaagataattttgacgacgtaaaccgtgctttgtcacatgtgtcagactggtttactgttaataacttacttttaaatgcaaaaaaaaccaagtgtttggaatttgttttgcctaacgtaaaaaaaattgataaaaacatcataataaatggagaaacacttaaaatagaaaactccactgtttttctaggagtgaccttagattgtaaactacagtggggtacccatatagaaagcctagcgagtaaactcagctcagctgcatatgcaatcaggaaaattatacagcttaccgatgttgaaacagctaggcttgtttatttcgcatactttcacagtattatgtcctatgggatcttgctgtggggaaaagctgcagatattgaaagtatatttatactacagaaaagagccgtacgatcaatatataaacttggatcacgcgaatcgcttcgtgaaaaatttaaagaaataggtattcttacagtagcttcgcaatacatttataataatatagtctttgtgaggcaaaatattactctttataaatcaaaagctgaaattaacaatcgacttaccagaaacggtcataaattagtgatatctgcatatcgtcttcgaaaggtgcagaactcctttgtggggttgagtatacgcttttacaacatgattcctaaggaaattcttgacctacctatgcatacatttaaaaaacgtgtaaaaacgcatctagtacagcgaggttactatacatttgatgaattcctcaatgacaaggtagaatggaagcagccagcctcgctctcatctcccgcaagatagcaaaatgattgtaaatgttgatgttggaaaagagcaactactgagtttcttgccggctcttctcggtagaatctgctttccgaaccggtggtagagtcacacaaacatgcatacttgacgtttcaaaagtgcttatattaggcctacttgaaataaatgaattttgaattttgaatttgaatttgaatatatattatcGGCATATCCGAACACGAAAAGTCATCCGTCGATTGTGACTATTCGTGCTCGGTCGTAAACTGTAAAATAGTATATTTCTACCGTAACTTTGTTTGTACGTACGTATTATGTATACTAGAACAATGCGTTGTTCGAACTTGGCACGATTGTGATTATACGTTGATTTACCAAATTCGGGCGCAAATAGCGCGATAGCCAAATGCGCAGTTATAAAATCCGCGTAAGCAGATTGACACGACGGTGACTTGActgttttgtcttttttttgcaCTGCAAGTTGCATtcatgacgcagtctaagatggttgcgggctaacctgttagggagtatgaaaGTATTATCGGctccaatcggtttctacacgatatcgcaccggaacactaaattatCCGAGCATAGCTTactccatcacccgctgagtgactctgagccatcTTATGGGGTCCATAAGATGGCTCAGAGTCAGCGACCGTGTTTCTGAGCCAAaggttcgaagactttggtcttcaggcacagagggatttttgacgaaaagatgtaccgaagtttcccgaacgctgaccatccgagttggattcggtaGTTTCTATTCCTGGCTTTGGCATTCTGCATTGCTTTTTATtaagtactttttaattttcacatAGTCCCAAAACAGGCAAGTTTAGATATTCGGGTGTACCTACTGCAAACTATTTGACGGTGGTCGGACTTGACATTCGTATTGAATTGATAACCCTAATTTTTTGAATGCGGCTTATAAACAAATATGGTGATAAGaagtaatttaaaagaaaacacatcATATCATAGACCCTCGTCGTGCCCCGAGGCTGatgcctttatttatttattatttatgtaccataaactCTGAGTGTGACCATATGATGCATGAaatgtacaaaggaaagctatTGAGATATCTATAAGACATCTCTTCCAGCTACAgtaggatgtgagtaagatgattttattgtggtaTAGACCTTTCCATACAAGaccaaaattttataaacattcattTCCCGAGCAAGCcgttgaattgtggaatgcgcttcctatGAGCATACGGCAGTAATTTCTACTACCGTGGAAGTAAGATACTTAATAAATCAAGATACTATCAAGATACTATCAAGTACTATTATATTTACCACTGAAGACGACttagtatttattgtattagtataatatgtatatttttagtttatctatttattatttatatgtagatattcgtatgtgtgtaatttaaattttgtaccacctttttttataattatcattgacggagcaagcagatggcccgcgtgatggtaagtgaaaaacaatTGCGTATAAacggagcaacacttcacagggcatggcAAAGAGCACGCAACACACCGCGTTGTGTCCATCTTTGTTCTAACCTATTTTTCCTATTTTAGGATTGCCTGGCAGCGATGGCTACTcgctttttgtattctacttataTTCATGTTTCTCCTTGTTATCCTCTACTAAATTGTAATGATAAcagacgacctccttggcgcaaagATGAGCGCAGGCAGGAAAAAGATTCAggattccaaatttaaaatttggggacttttgggaatttataatttcagaattatcTCTCTTCTGTTCTCGTGGGAGCCTTTGGCCGAGGccagttaccatcctaccaCCAAAGACGAGTCTAATGATAATAAATGCatagagaagcggtgatagcgcgttGGGTTCGGCTCGAccccactttcggggggctgattTCGGATCGCACGCTAAAACGGatataacttttccaagttattattttaaataattaaaaatatcacttgcttcaacggtgaaggaaaacatcgctgCATTTTTGTATGATTTGCGTATATATATAAGTTCTGTAGTACCTTCTGCGCGATTTAGAAGCCTACTTGCACATGATGATTTcaacaataaatacatttattattaataaacattccTATGATTCTTCATTTGCTACTGCTGACTACAGCAAAACTTCAGCTCCGAGGTTAAGAAACACGTACAAAAAATTTAACGCGTATTCGAGACGCGTCAATTTTAAGGCTGAGCGAGCGAGTGAGCTAACTGTTGTAAATCGGGAGCCATGTCCCGCTTGGGATCTGACTAAGTTCGATCAGACTTTTCTGACTTTTAGTAATCTCATACAGTTTACGTGTAAACTTTCGATAGTAAGTTAAAGATTTTGACGTGATTTTTATGAATTGCCACTGTTTCCAACTTAAAAGATCGCGCCTAGATAGACCTCTTTGACATAATCTCATTTTCGACACATTTTacgataaaaatagtaatacaatataataaaaaagatattaaaatgcTCTTTATCAAGCGTGCGAGTAACTTGATAGCttattagttattacataaTGTTATCTATATCACGAACGTGCGCTTATCATGTTAACTACGGTGTCTACATTATTTTCACTTCGGAAGCAATATTTAGCCTTAGTATGAGATTCGCTcgatcgaggagtcgttttcgtgTATGGAAATACTTAAACATCGGAGTGaaattgaacttttttttattgcattaaagCTCAATTTTGCCTCCAATTAGCTGGGAATATAGCTGGGACAGAaccaattataaaattattaaaaaaagcctcaaaagtgtctcattgtaatatggacaactgaaaagtagatcgaaactacaatgcttcctactagatggcgctgcagtcgcTATGAGACTGATAGTAATGCtatataggtaaaaaaaaaagaacacccggctaagtttattgagggcttcttagaccaggacacgattggaaccctcgtagctttagttttaagttaacgaacaTGGTTATTGCCAtgatctcactaccgtgtacacatttctcatgtaaagTGCCATCTTTAAGCCTActtaaataagatatttttgactttggtaCTAATTCGGGCATCTGCAGAAGCAGAGCcatagcttagtggtcaaagcgctcaggccgcaattaccagagagtcgcaggttcaaatcttgtcggttccgaaaatatttatgtgcattttaaatttatataaattttgacagaacgtttgttatacaaaaatttgaaATACAGCATTTGCGGCTCTGAATTGAGTGGCAGTAggtccattttgctttgacgaTACAGTGTTTGATATGTGGCCACGGTAATTATCActgataaattttaaaacgtttgttaaacaaaaaacataaattcatcatttgcgactctaaaacgagtggcaTTAGGTCAATTTTGCTTTGATGATGCAGGGTTTGATATGCGGCCACCGACAATATcaccaatatatttttaaatagagtgGATATAAATTTGAAGAATTTCGTAATAACTGTTTCTTAATGAGatggtaatataataattactgaaCGATAGTAAAACTCGACCAAGTGTCAAAATTATTGAACGCTACTGTTCAATGAGTTATACTTGAGTTAAGTTGGCCCGCATTTATTATAGGTTTTTGAATATTCCGtaggaaccttttttttttccgGGATAATAAGTAGCCATGCTACTCCTATCAACTAACTtcccggccgattggcgcagtgggcagcgaccctgctttctgagtcctaggccgtggtttcgattcccacaactggaaaatgtttgtgtgatgaacatgaatgaacatgattgtctaggtgtttatatgcatagtataactttttatgtatattattcataaaaatattcatcaggtatcttagtacccatagcacaagctaacgcttactttggggctagatgacggtgtgtgtattgtcgcagtataacTCGTATCCCAATGGtagaaagtgatgatgcaatcttagatagataaggagtaaacctgttaggggggtgcaaaaatgataataatgttattattatcatttttacacCCCCTACACCCCTGCCTTTGGTTTCTTCTAGCCACGCaccggaaccctaaatcgcttagcggcacgtcgttgtcggtagggtggtaaccagccgcGGCCAAAGGCTCCAGATAAAAAACACCTTGCACCTCGCTTGGTAAACGTTACAGTCGTTCCAAAGATTATATCGAAGAAATAACCAGACATCCttatgcttataatatataaaaaacgcaCTCTCAGGAACTTCGGTTccaaattggatttttttttgtgttggtaGTATCGTGTATATAACATCACGTTACGACTAATAATAACCACGGCCGCGTTACGATCataaatgagaaatgttgcaaaaaaaacTGATgagatatttattgattttccactgtgttacttattattttatggatCTAGATCTGTGTTATTTTATCGGTGTAGGTGGTTAAATACAGATTGCAATGTCTACCTGTTGTTGTATATAGTTTTATCTGTTACTATAGTTCTATCCCAGTAAACCTTGCAGCTATTATTTTCTAAGATTGATTGTGGTTGGTATTTATAATAAGGTACTTTctgtgatttattatttactagctatccccgcgaattttatttcgccttaatatattttacatctcaatgtctttataaagtacaatacgtaaaactcatcttactccggaacCTCTATTggtcacatcaacagttttacgattaggtatagacaacatgacgtgcgctctcagttgtgttttgttactaatgaacggctagattatttttttgattttaaattaaaaaaaaaatattgaatttcaatacttattatcctattccagACTAATAGGAATCAAACAAatctaaaataatcaaaattggtccatccgttctcacgttataaatggtgtaactaacacgactttgttttataaatatagatttataattaacgctttgaattttctttatttttcagaCATTTGCGTACAGTATACTGTGGGACGTGCAGTTCCTATTAAGAAACTTGGCTCTCATTGGCGCATTATTGTTAGTGCTGGCTGAAGCGAGGGCGGAAGGTCGCAGTCTATTCGCGGGCGTGCCTTCCCTCGGAGAGAACAAGCCAAAAACGTACTTGCAGCTCGCTGGGCGTATCCTGCTAgcgtttatgttcatcacacttcTGCGATTTGAAGTATCCTTCTTACaggtaagatttatttatttatttataatggacaagcaacagtagatacattatcACTTACACACTTTTGAAATCAGTCACattgtgatgaaaattaagcttaatttgctatactccgcgaatagcaggagaatctgtatggtgtaatttataattcttccaatccttattctccacaccaaacagatcttcggcaatgtaccctctacgcacgtttcgctccgaaaccggagcatctccTGGAGATGTTATCTTCTCGTAGATCTTCAGGTGGtgttattaacaattattcattataaagtcaacatctcctgaagatgctccggtttcggagcgaaacatgtgTAGTGCgcttttttgaactttttacggaactttaaactttttaaatttttgtcatgCATGATTTTGACCGGATAATAACcggagtaaaaattaaaataaatatattacacataatacacacatcgccatctagccccaaagtaggtgaagcttgtgttatgggtactaagatgactcatgaatgtttttatgaatatacataaataattataatatacaggtaaacacccactcactaaaaacattcatgttcaccacacaaatgtttttatacataattaattataatatacagataaaatccagacactgaaaaacatcatgttcataacacaaacattttccagttgtgggaatcgaacccacagcctttgggCCACTGGGCCAATCGGCCGACCAAAAGTATcatcctaataaataaaattgcatttattttttgtatacctaTAGGTGTGTACTTAGAATGTAGTCGGATTTATATTTCTCAAAATTCTATAGTGATTTGAATCACCACAACCTTGGTTTTACGTAAATTCAATTTCTCAGTTATTAAAGGCTAGGATCGCTtatgaataattaatgaataataaataacctgTCCTCAAAGATTTATCTTGACGGAAGTAAGGTGGGTGGGTTAAGTGACCTTTTACCCGCATAATAACGTGTGTTAAACGTTACCGCTGAATTATTCCACAAATAGACTACCTCTCTAAATCTATACTAACATAAAGCCGAAGAtttgccggccgattggcgcagctggcagctttctgagcccaaggggctcgattcccacaactgaaattTTTGTGCCAAAATGTTTCGGGTTGTGActagccgaagcctcccaccaggctgGACCAtagaaaaattagaaaatataaatttacaaaatgccCCAGCcagggattgaacccgggaccacGAAGTTGCAGctgaccgctgcgccagggagagaataaataatatctaatattatttattcctccctgtaaataatcttaataaaactataaaattagtaGAATCCATAGTGTGGCGTGTGTGGCGTATAAAAACTTAGGGCAGCCTTTTTATACTCTTACTCtgtcgattttattttattctgcgTGCAcatggtttttgaccagggtatgcataaagaaggaattaatgaatgaatacacttttattgtacaccaaaggaaaaaaagtagtaacagagatataaatacaaggcaaccaaaggcgtaaaaggaaaaaacatagaaaaggggtaggtggtgcattcaataagatttaaaaattatataaatatataactaaggaatatgccataaaatggaaaaaatcttcgcatttatgagctatataaaatttttagggtaggcagagcttttgtgcatgtataaagtgcttgactgcaatctcacctataacgggctaacctatcgAGGGTTTTGACATGTATATTATacgcatacccctaatcggtttccacgcgacatggCACCGTAATGAAACGTGTCGTTACCTCGAACCAGATAGTCCAGGACCTGCTGGGCAGCATCCTCATGGTGCTGGTGACGGTGGGGTACCGCACCAAGCTGTCGGCGCTGATGTTAGTGCTCGTGCTGACCGTGCTCAACCTGTACCACAACGCGTGGTGGATGGTGCCCAACTACAAGCCGTTGAGGGACTTCCTCAAGTACGACTTCTTCCAGGTAAGGAGAGAAAAAAAATGGCTATATTATGCTACTAGCTTTTGCGCGCGGCTTCGCttacgttaaataaaatttttgaatagggaaattttaactacaaacgGTTAAAAAAAGTCTAGCTGCTAAAAGAAAAATTAGAAcggaaattacttaaaaaagtcaGAAACTTTCGTTTAAAATTTCGTTCCCTATTTTAATGCCCTTGCCTGTAATCAAAGTTttatggatgtaacttgaaaaataaaataataaatgaattattttatacaaactttcatccccgaTTTAACCCTCTGAGGGAtgcaattttcaaaaatcctgtatagcggatgcctacgttgtaataactatctgtgtgcaaaatttcagcccgatccgtcaagtggttagagctgtgcttTGATAGATCCGTCAGTCAGTAacctttgcattttatatatagatgtagGAAGAAATAGTTATGCTATGTAGGAAGAATtgttgaaaaatgtttttgcaaCAAAACagctgtttttgtttttgttctttgcGTTTTTCCTTAGTAGTAAACAATAATAGTACAGATATAGTGCTAGCGTgcagaggcggccttatcactaatagtgattttattttaagcatgGAAAGGCTAGCGTAGCCGATATAAAAGTGATAAGTAAATGTAAATGTTGTAAAACGTGAGTGTTATTATGTACACTACACATTATGTACACGAGTTAAaggttatacttctttggcgtaataagataaaaatcttttcaaaaattttatctgtcgccttattctacgttcgtagaaaaaacgacactgacaattgaaaaaaggtatttcatcatcatcatcatcatcatcaaccaagtttaactcaacattaaaatttgagatttttgtacaattgcaTCAATTAAATCATGAGCGAGCAGACATTGACAATTGAAAATggacactgtcaaacctttttccTAAAAGATAACTTTagggtgtcagttttttgtgacggtgggCGCGCgcttcgtaaaaatttactctcgtCATTTTTCCCTAATGCGCCAAACGAAGTATAACTCCAAAAATacgactaaaataaaaaagcttactGAAACATACAAACTGTATTTACGTTATACgtactaacaataaaaatacaggtATATACgtgtatacattaaaatatacttttatactatgtaatattacgtataaattaatagtagtataatttaattataatttatcttaacAAGTTTTAATACATAGTAgtgaagctttttgtgacaggtctcgtccggggaagcagtattaaaattgcagtcaaaagggttaagttgtagtggaattaaaaaaattgtctcaCGTTGTAGTCTTGTCACAGACAAAGTTGTCAACCAGTGAATCTTAATTACCGATCATTAAAACTTCctttcagtgtttttttttttttttaatatatatatttttttttcagacccTCTCTGTGATCGGCGGGCTCCTCATGATAGTGTACCTAGGGCCCGGCGGCGTCAGTATGGACGAACACAAGAAAAAGTGGTAGGGCCGCCGCCGCGCGGGCCCGTGCAGAGACTGTATTGCAATAACATTGTTGACGGTGCGTTGATGTGGTGTGACGGCTGTGTGTGTGAACATGCGACAATCCCGCTGGGCCTTTAGAATGCTACGACATTGTGTCTCACTGACCGATTATTGACAAAAAgtactaatgaaaaaaatttacGAGTGAATTAAATCCACTTTTcacatcaaattaaaaatactttattgcacgcaaaaacaaaatagaaataaaaaaaattacaaatgtaCAAGGAATTTTAATTTGCGTAACAAAGGCGACCTAATCAGTTGTAGGAGGtagttcaaaaaataaaaaggttcaactaatttaaatttgcgtaacaaaggcggtcttatcactataTGGTGATAAGGGGCCATTCAAGTAATACGTATGCACTATATTCTTTGTTTTGCTTATTTTTGATGACATGACGGCGGGGGCGATGATTACGTCAgcagtagttatttttttacataatattatagcgacacattaaaagaaaaatgcgTAAGTTTATAGTAGGGCAAGAGGGGTTAAAAGcctttaattgaaataaacctGCTTACATTATAACTTTTTGAAATATTAACTCACATATGTATTTATACTGCCAATTGAGATAGAGGGTCCAATTTCGTTacacaaatatgaaaaaatttaaatttgccaaaaaaataaaaataaattcgtaAACACCCAAGAACTCTATTTTCACCGAGCGATGAGATAACGTAATTTGAAAGACAACTCACAATGCAGGGGtgtgcaaattttatttattttaaaattttaataaacatttatttaattttttatattagtactaTGACCAATGAGACACAATTGCGAAAGTAGACCGAGGGCCCTGTTTGTGTGACTGCTTCTATCGCCAAAAGGCATTACAGGGGTACTATAACCAGGGACGTTATGGATTTGATATGGACACGGATACATGAACAACTATCAGTTTCACCGCGAATACTTCTCATGCAAAGTACCATCCGCAATATTACTTGGTTTGATCGGCTTCTTGATGTTCTTATTGTGGTGTTAAATGACCTCAACACTTCCTCAAAAATTGGACTACTCAAATTTGAAACGATTTTTCCAATCCCACTGATAGTTTTCGAGATAAGCGCgtgtaaaaaaacacataatatattgcTGAGTTTGttttcttctcggtggaatttCACCTTGACTCGACGTTGAAAAAGTGCTAAAAAAGGACATTtttgattgatatttttttgtggATCCGGTAGTTTCATCCCTCCATAACAACCCTGACActaattttcttttatcttcGATCAGTAATAGTACTAGATATAACGATAAGCTTCCGAAAACGGCGCGAAAATAAGAGCATATAGTCATGTGTTCTTATTTCAAATGAATATGTTCCAACCATAGCCAACGTGATTACTTAGacgttaagttttgttttagaataaatatttttgtacttagaaatgagtttttatttacGATCGACATTCTCTTTTTTTGTGTTACCCTTTCTCCGATGATAGaaggtttttataaatatttcgctGCCGCAATTAAATCTAGAAT from Pararge aegeria chromosome 4, ilParAegt1.1, whole genome shotgun sequence encodes the following:
- the LOC120623325 gene encoding surfeit locus protein 4 homolog; amino-acid sequence: MQIPNEYVSTAEDIADQVIRKLKHVLPTVARLCLISTFLEDGLRMWFQWYEQRDYMDMSWGCGKFLATVFVIVNLFGQLGGCVMVLGRLKVDIACGMLFFIVVLQTFAYSILWDVQFLLRNLALIGALLLVLAEARAEGRSLFAGVPSLGENKPKTYLQLAGRILLAFMFITLLRFEVSFLQIVQDLLGSILMVLVTVGYRTKLSALMLVLVLTVLNLYHNAWWMVPNYKPLRDFLKYDFFQTLSVIGGLLMIVYLGPGGVSMDEHKKKW